From the Oxalobacter vibrioformis genome, the window ATCCGCCTGGCCATCGTGCTTGAAACCGCATCAACACTTGGCGCCCTGACTGGTGTGTTTTTAATCGGTCTTGTTTCGACCGCATTTCTGTATGGGTTGTTTGCTTTCATCCTGCTGCTTTCTGCAAAACAAATGCTGACACCCCGGCAGGAAATAAAAACAGGAGAAAACATCCCGGCAAAAAGCTGGGCAACCACTCTCACCCTGCATTCAAGTTACCCGGATCAGGCATCGGGAAAAGAAATCGCGTACCAGGTAGGAAATGTCCCTTTCGGCCTGGTTCTGATGTATGGCGCCGGCCTCATTTCCGCGCTGCTGGGCATTGGCTCAGGTGTGCTGAAAATCCCGGCAATGGATACCGCTTTGCGCCTTCCCATCAAGGTATCGTCTGCCACATCCAATTTCATGATTGGCGTTACAGCAACAGCAAGCGCAAGCGCTTATTTCATGCGGGGAGATATCGATATCCAGGCGGCAGGCCCTGTCGCACTCGGTTCTGTGATAGGCGCACTTGCGGGTGCCCGTCTCTTGATCTGGTTTCCATCAGACAAACTGCGGGTTGTCTTCATGATAATCCTTGTGGCATTAGCCAGCCAGATGTTTTTCACCGCATTAGGCATTGATCTCTTTAACTGGAGGTAATGTGGAGCTCCCGGCAAAAGGCACTGGACACCTCTATCATCGCATCACACGCCTGTTTCTGTATGGCACATGGCTGGGGTCAATCCTGATTGCTACAGGTATCCTGCTTACCATCATAGCGCCGGTTTATCCGGCTAATCTTCCATTACTGACCAGCAGCAATGTGACAAAGCTCGGCATTGCCGTTTTTATTCTGATGCCCATCATCCGGGTATTACTCATGCTCTGGACCTTTTTACGCCAACGAGATCCTGTCTATACCGCTATTTCAGCCACCGTGTTGCTGACAATCCTCGTCAGCGTTTTCATGCGTTAACACAAGATGGAAATGTGCCTGTGCCGGAACTTATTGCGGACGTTTTATCATAAAAAAGCTGCTAACTTCAAAAAGTTAGCAGCTTTTTAATATCTGGTTGCGGGGGCAGGATTTGAACCTACGACCTTCGGGTTATGAGCCCGACGAGCTGCCAGACTGCTCCACCCCGCGTCTGAAGAGATAAATTATAGCATGACTTATGACGCACAGCAACCGGGAAGCTGAATTTCATGGCAACAATGATAAAATTCATGTTTTCCCTTTTGGGGGGCAGTCATTCCGGCACCTCCAATTTTTCTGGATTCCGGTTTTTTCATGAAATTCTGTTCACAGTGCGCACACCCGGTTGTGTTTGATATCCCGCTAGACGACACGCTGCCGCGGTATATCTGCAAAAACTGCAAGACAATCCATTACCAGAACCCGAAAATCGTCGTCAACACCATCCCTTTCTGGAAAGAAGAAAAGGAACTCTCGGTTTTGCTCTGCCTCCGGGCCATTGAGCCGCGCCTGGGATTCTGGACGCTTCCGGGTGGATTCATGGAAAACAATGAAACAACCAAAGAAGGCGCCCTGCGCGAAACAGAAGAAGAGGCAGGAGCCGATATTGTCATGGGAGACCTTTTTGCGCTGATGAATCTGCCAACGGTTCAGCAGGTGCACCTGTTTTACCTCGCCGAGCTGAAAAGCCTTTCTTTTGCGCCCGGCCTGGAAACACTGGAAACACAGATGTTTACCGAAACTGAAATTCCGTGGGATGAGATTGCCTTTACCAGTACGCGTCAGGCGCTTGAGCTGTTTTTCTCTGACCAGCAAAAAGCGCTCAATGGCCAGAGCCGCTTGCATTCGGTTGACCTCAAGCGGCTGGTTTATCCCACGTAAAGACGGAAAATATTTGTCAGGGACGTCCGGTTACGATTATGATGCTCGCTGCAATGCGACTGTAAAGGAGATTCATCTATGGCGACTTATCCACTTTTTGTCAGTTACAGCTGGCTGCCGGATGACGGCACACAGCGTCTTTATGGCCTGCTCGAAAATTACCGGATTCGCCATGTACCGGACTTCGCTTATGAACTCTTCAGTGTTTCCAAGGATGATCCGGTGCAGCACCTGCCATCCAAAAAAGCCCTCGCCATGGCCATTGAAGAAAAAATGCGCCCCTGCTCCTGCCTGCTCATCCTGGCCGGTGTATTCGAGGAATACAAACGGTGGATTGATCTTGAACTGGACACGGCAAAAAAGCTGAAAAAGCCGGTTATTCTGGTTGAGGCGGCTGATCCGAAACATACCTCATCAAAAGAAAAGCGGGCCGCCGTAAAGATCGTAAAATGGGATGTGCAGGAACTCGGTGAAGCCATTGAAGCGGCCGTTGGCAAATCCTGACAAACCACCCCGCACAACCTGTGAACCCACACCGGCAGGGAAAATTATTTTTGCCTGCCAATGCTTCTGTCAGAAACGGATGGACATGTGATTCCCTGGCTGGAACCGAACGACCCTTTCCCTGATGCCTCTCTTGCACTGCCGGAATCCAGTGGTGCAAACGGCCTTTTGGCGGCCAGTGCCACGATCTGGCCGGAACGCCTCATTGAAGCCTACAGAAATGGCATCTTTCCCTGGTTTTCAGCAGGCCAGCCGGTACTCTGGTGGAGCCCCAATCCGCGCATGGTGCTTCGGACGGACAGCCTTTCTGTCTCCCGAAGCCTCAAAAAGAAATTGAACCAGGTCAGAAAAAGCATGCTGTCTGGCGGGCAATGGCAAATCCGTTTTGACTCTGCCTTTGAAAAGGTCATGCGCGCCTGCGCTGCTCCCAGGAAAGGTGATCCGGGAACCTGGATTTCAGAAGAAATGATTGAAAACTATGTCCGGCTGCATGACACCGGCTACGCGCATTCAGTTGAACTCTGGCAGGAAGGCAAACTGGTTGGCGGGGCATACGGGGTGTCCATTGGAAAGATGTTCTATGGAGAGTCCATGTTTTCCCGTGTCAGCGATGCATCCAAAATAGCACTGGCCTGGCTGGTACAGTTTCTTCATCAAAACGGTGTCCGGCTCATCGACTGCCAGCAGGAAACGGCGCATCTGGCATCGTTAGGCGCTACAGCTATTTCAAGAGAAGCATTTTCAGCGCATCTGGCTGGCGTTATTGACCTGGCGCCTGTCGCAAAGTGGATACCGCCGGTTATTGAATCGTTTTGATCCATATCCTTAAGCCGGGGCAATATTGGCTCTCCTTTAAGCTACAATAAACAAATTTTGTCCAATTTACCGGGGAGCAGTATCTTTTTGTTTCTCAAACAGATTCTTCCCTGATTTCAACTGGCGGACCATACCGATGATGGAAAAACTAATGTATGCGCTTGTTCGTCCGGTCCTTTTTTCAATGGATCCGGAAAATGCCCATGAATTCACCATGAAATCCCTCAAAGTAGCGGGCGCTACCGGTCTTTCCCGCCTGAATCCGAAAGTACCGGATTCGCCAAGGCGGGTCATGGGCATCACTTTTCCGAATCCGGTTGGCCTGGCAGCCGGTCTGGACAAGAATGGCAGTGCCATTGATGGTATTGCTTCACTTGGTTTTGGCTTCATTGAACTGGGAACCGTTACACCCCGTCCCCAGCCAGGCAATCCCAAACCCCGCATGTGGCGGATTCCTGAAGCTGAAGCCATCATCAATCGCATGGGCTTCAATAATGCCGGGGTGGATGAACTGGTCAAAAATGTGAAAGCCTCCCGCTACTTCCGAAAAAAAGAAGGGGTACTGGGATTAAACATCGGAAAGAATGCGGATACGCCGATCGACAGGGCGGTGGATGACTACCTGATCTGCCTGGAAAAGGTTTATCCTGTCGCGGATTATATCGCCATCAATATCTCATCTCCCAATACCAAGGATCTGCGACAGCTCCAGGGAGAATCCGAGCTGGACAACCTGCTTTCACAGATAAAAGATGCGCAAAAACGTCTTGCAGATACGCATTCATGCTATGTTCCCCTGGCACTGAAAATTGCGCCGGATCTCGACAATGAACAGATCAAAAACATTGCGGCAACCTTGCTGCGCTATGAAATCGACGGCGTGATTGCCACCAATACAACCCTCCAGCGTGAACTCATCAAAAATCTTCCGCATGCGGAAGAAGCTGGCGGCCTCTCGGGCGCGCCGGTGCGTGATTTGTCCACCCATGTCATCCGGCTGCTCAAAAGTGAGCTGGGTGATACGATTCCCATCATTGGCGTTGGCGGCATCATGAACAGTATGGATGCCAGGGAAAAAATGGATGCGGGTGCATCACTGGTACAGCTTTTAACAGGCATGGTCTACAGAGGCCCGGCACTGGTCAGGGAATGTGTCAAGGCACTCGACTGACAAAATAAAAGCCGGCAGATGTCGGCTTTCTTATTGACTGTCTTGTCGAATCAGGCTGCAGCAGACAAAGCGGCTGAAAACCGTTCAATCTGTGCTGGTGGCGGCAATTGCACAACCGTATCAGCAAGCTCACTGTCATCTACGATTCCAAGCATTTCATTTTGCTTGAACAGCCAGTCACGCACCGGGCCAGTGACAGGCAAACCGGATATTTTTTTGGATACCGACAGGTTCACCGTCAGGAGAATCAGGATCTTGGAAAAAGGAATATCCGGGAAGATATCCATGAAAAGATTCAGGAAGGAACGCGATTCAAGCACCCACAACACCTTCTTGCTGCTCATGTACTGCAGCACACTGGTAATACTGTGCCCGCGACCAATCACCTGAAAAACAAACCGGTTGAAATTCTTGTCGATCGCCTTGAAATCCAGCTCATCCTCAACCATGATGCGGGAAAGATAATAAAGACCGGTTGCCAGCCTGAAAAAACCTACCGCCTGTTCGCGGTTATTGCCATACAGGCAGATATTTGTGAGCTTCTGCTTGACGTCATCGTCAAGCAGAAGATAGGAATAATAAGAGTATTTTTTCATTTCCAACCTCTTCGTCCGCTAACACGAACCCCAAAAAACTGTACCAGTTACTTGTTTACGGCAGGAAACTATCAGACTTTACAGCCTTTCGGCTTTTAATGCCTCCAAAACAGCCGGGCGCAAGTTCACGCGCGCCTGGAAAGCCTGTAATGACGGCCATTTCGCCAGATCGAGCCCGACAAAATCAGCATATCTTGTCACGGTAAAAAGATAGGCATCCGCCACAGAAAAAGTGTCGCCCAGCAAAAAAGCGGTTTGGGAAAGCTGGGACTCCACGACATCATAGTAGCGGTTAAGATTGCCCCGGAAAATCTCCTTGCATGGGTCCGGCATGGCCGGATTAAAAAACGGGGTGTAATTTTTATGCAGCTCGGTTGCAATCAGGTTCAGCCATTCCATCAGGCGATAACGCTGCATGTTTCCCGGCTCAGGCGCAAGCTTCCTGCCCGGTGCCTGATCAGCCACATACTGAAGAACGGCGGCACCTTCTGTGAGCACCTGTCCGTTATCAAGCTGTAATACTGGAACAGCCCCCTTGGCACTGACCTGATAAAAATCCTTGCCGGATTCGGTCTTTTTTTCACGCAGGTCCACCTTTTCCATGTCAAAAGCCAGCCCGGCCTCACGCAATGCAATATGAGTAGCCAGTGAACTTGCGCCTGGTGTGTAGTACAGTTTCATTGCCTCTTCCTTTCTTATGGTTGATGAAATGCCACCGTCTGCTTTAACTGATTATAGGGGCTATCCGCCGAAATGCCGTATCTTTCCCGTTGTTTTGTCCAATCTATCCGAACACAACAGTTATTGATACAATGCGGATTCGTCCATTTAGTTTGCCTAAAAGTACAAATGGACGACCAAGCAATTCCGGGATACCCCCTGTTACTGATATCCCGTCAGGCCGTTTTTATTTTCATCAGCATTTCTTGTTTAATCAGGTTGGGAGACCTTTTATGAAACGAATCATGTATCTTTTTGCCGTGATCATATCCGGCGCACTGGTTTTATCCGGTTGTGAAAGCACAACATCTGGTGGGGTAACAGGCTCTTCGCGCAGTCAGCTTCTGCTGATTTCTTCCGAAGACGTCAATGCCGGCTCTGCCAAGGCATACAAGCAGGAAATGGACAAGGCACGTGCGGCCAATGCGCTGAACACCAATGCCACCTATACCAGGCGTGTCAATGCCATTGCCAAGCGTCTGATCGCACAGGTTGGCGTATTCCGCCCGGAAGCAAAAAACTGGAAGTGGGAAGTCAATGTTGTCAACAGCAAAACGGTCAATGCCTATTGTATGCCCGGCGGTAAAATTGCTGTTTATACCGGCATTATTTCCGAGCTGAACCTGACGGATGACGAACTGGCAGCGGTTATCGGCCACGAAATGGCCCACGCCCTTCGCGAGCACAGCCGTGAGCAGATTTCGCAGGAAATTGCAAAACAGCAGGCCCTCTCCATTGGCGGCGCCCTGCTTGGCGCAGGCTCAACCACACAGGATCTGGCCAATGTCGCCAGTCAGTACGTACTCACTCTGCCGTTTTCCCGCACCATGGAAGCCGAATCAGACGTGATCGGCATGGAACTGATGGCACGTGCCGGCTACAATCCGGAAGGCGCAATCAGCATCTGGCGCAAAATGAGTGCCCTCTCCGGCGGTAATGAGCCATCTGAGTTCACCTCAACCCATCCGTCAGACAAGACCCGTATTGCCAACCTGGAAAAAGAACTGCCCAAGGTAATGCCGCTTTACGAAGCAGCCAAAGGCAAGGGCGCATCCAAAACGGCAGCAAAGAAAAGCCGCAAGTAATCCGTATCCAGGCTGGGCCACAGCCTGAAATGAAAAACCCTGCAGTATTCGCTCAAGGCGATTGCAGGGTTTTTTTATGACGAAAGAATTCAAAAGCCAATCGGCAATGTTATTTACCACCCCATGAATCCCGCAGGGTCACAATCCGGTTGAAAACCGGCTTGCCTGGTGTGGAATCCTCGCGATCAGCAATAAAATAACCATGCCGCTCGAACTGGAAACGATCTTCAGGCAAGGCGGTTACCAGACCGGGTTCGAGATATGCCGTAATGACCGCTTTGGCATTGGGATTTAACGCTTCCCTGAAATCCCGGCCACCGGCATCCGGATGCGGATCAGAAAAGAGCCGGTCAAAAAGACGCACTTCCGCCTGAAAGGCATGATGGGCGCTGACCCAGTGAATATTGCCTTTCACCTTGTAATTGGCACTGCCTGGTGTTCCGCTCTTGCTGTCCGGAAAATAGGTGCAATGCACCGCCGTCACATTACCATTTTCATCAGTATCGGCATGTGTGCATTCCACCACATAGCCATAACGCAATCGCACCCGATTGCCCGGGAAAAGACGGAAGTAACCTTTCACGGGGTCTTCCATAAAATCTTCCCGTTCTATCCACAGCTCCTTGCTGATAGGGAACTGGCGTTCGCCACGCTCCGGATAATGGGGATGAAGCGGTGCCGAGCACATGTCTTTCAGATTTTCCGGAAAGTTATCGATAACCAGCTTCAGTGGATTGAGTACCGCCACGGCGCGGGGGGCCTTGGGGTCAAGATCATCTCTCAAGCTGGCTTCCAGCGTTGCCATGTCGATCCAGCCATCGGATTTGGCCACACCAATCCGTTCGCAGAAAAGCTGGATGGACTCCGGTGTATATCCGCGCCTGCGCAAACCGACAATCGTCGGCATACGCGGATCATCCCATCCCTCAACCACGCCCTCTTCCACAAGCTGGATCAGCCGACGTTTGCTCATGATGGAGTAAGTCATGTTCAGGCGGGCAAATTCATACTGGTGCGGCAATGGCCTGGCAAGAAAACCGCCGATTATCCGTCCATCCGGCAAGGTGACCGTTTCTGTCAGACGCGCTAAAACCCAGTCATAAAACGGGCGGTGATCCTGGAATTCCAGTGTACAGATCGAATGGGTGATATTTTCCAGTGCATCGGAAATCGGATGCGTGTAATCGTACATGGGATAAATGCACCAGCGCTCTCCCGTGCGATGATGGTGCGCATGCCGTATCCGGTAAATCACCGGGTCCCGCATATTCATGTTGGGAGACGCCATATCGATTTTGGCTCTTAA encodes:
- a CDS encoding sulfite exporter TauE/SafE family protein, translating into MWSGIASITTADTVENALLFFAAFCASLLGGMLGMAGGIFIVPILTLLFGINIHTAIGISLVSVIACSCSSAVTFLKNHLTNIRLAIVLETASTLGALTGVFLIGLVSTAFLYGLFAFILLLSAKQMLTPRQEIKTGENIPAKSWATTLTLHSSYPDQASGKEIAYQVGNVPFGLVLMYGAGLISALLGIGSGVLKIPAMDTALRLPIKVSSATSNFMIGVTATASASAYFMRGDIDIQAAGPVALGSVIGALAGARLLIWFPSDKLRVVFMIILVALASQMFFTALGIDLFNWR
- a CDS encoding DUF1634 domain-containing protein, with product MELPAKGTGHLYHRITRLFLYGTWLGSILIATGILLTIIAPVYPANLPLLTSSNVTKLGIAVFILMPIIRVLLMLWTFLRQRDPVYTAISATVLLTILVSVFMR
- a CDS encoding NUDIX hydrolase — its product is MKFCSQCAHPVVFDIPLDDTLPRYICKNCKTIHYQNPKIVVNTIPFWKEEKELSVLLCLRAIEPRLGFWTLPGGFMENNETTKEGALRETEEEAGADIVMGDLFALMNLPTVQQVHLFYLAELKSLSFAPGLETLETQMFTETEIPWDEIAFTSTRQALELFFSDQQKALNGQSRLHSVDLKRLVYPT
- a CDS encoding TIR domain-containing protein, with the protein product MATYPLFVSYSWLPDDGTQRLYGLLENYRIRHVPDFAYELFSVSKDDPVQHLPSKKALAMAIEEKMRPCSCLLILAGVFEEYKRWIDLELDTAKKLKKPVILVEAADPKHTSSKEKRAAVKIVKWDVQELGEAIEAAVGKS
- the aat gene encoding leucyl/phenylalanyl-tRNA--protein transferase → MIPWLEPNDPFPDASLALPESSGANGLLAASATIWPERLIEAYRNGIFPWFSAGQPVLWWSPNPRMVLRTDSLSVSRSLKKKLNQVRKSMLSGGQWQIRFDSAFEKVMRACAAPRKGDPGTWISEEMIENYVRLHDTGYAHSVELWQEGKLVGGAYGVSIGKMFYGESMFSRVSDASKIALAWLVQFLHQNGVRLIDCQQETAHLASLGATAISREAFSAHLAGVIDLAPVAKWIPPVIESF
- a CDS encoding quinone-dependent dihydroorotate dehydrogenase; amino-acid sequence: MMEKLMYALVRPVLFSMDPENAHEFTMKSLKVAGATGLSRLNPKVPDSPRRVMGITFPNPVGLAAGLDKNGSAIDGIASLGFGFIELGTVTPRPQPGNPKPRMWRIPEAEAIINRMGFNNAGVDELVKNVKASRYFRKKEGVLGLNIGKNADTPIDRAVDDYLICLEKVYPVADYIAINISSPNTKDLRQLQGESELDNLLSQIKDAQKRLADTHSCYVPLALKIAPDLDNEQIKNIAATLLRYEIDGVIATNTTLQRELIKNLPHAEEAGGLSGAPVRDLSTHVIRLLKSELGDTIPIIGVGGIMNSMDAREKMDAGASLVQLLTGMVYRGPALVRECVKALD
- the gstA gene encoding glutathione transferase GstA, translating into MKLYYTPGASSLATHIALREAGLAFDMEKVDLREKKTESGKDFYQVSAKGAVPVLQLDNGQVLTEGAAVLQYVADQAPGRKLAPEPGNMQRYRLMEWLNLIATELHKNYTPFFNPAMPDPCKEIFRGNLNRYYDVVESQLSQTAFLLGDTFSVADAYLFTVTRYADFVGLDLAKWPSLQAFQARVNLRPAVLEALKAERL
- a CDS encoding M48 family metallopeptidase, which gives rise to MKRIMYLFAVIISGALVLSGCESTTSGGVTGSSRSQLLLISSEDVNAGSAKAYKQEMDKARAANALNTNATYTRRVNAIAKRLIAQVGVFRPEAKNWKWEVNVVNSKTVNAYCMPGGKIAVYTGIISELNLTDDELAAVIGHEMAHALREHSREQISQEIAKQQALSIGGALLGAGSTTQDLANVASQYVLTLPFSRTMEAESDVIGMELMARAGYNPEGAISIWRKMSALSGGNEPSEFTSTHPSDKTRIANLEKELPKVMPLYEAAKGKGASKTAAKKSRK
- a CDS encoding glutamine--tRNA ligase/YqeY domain fusion protein, which encodes MSNDNKNSPSEPSNSNFLRAIIEQDNKKGTYRRQGMPDVITRFPPEPNGYLHIGHAKSICLNFGLARDYSGRCHLRFDDTNPTRENQEFVDTIIDSVKWLGFSWEHNDTDYLNYASDYFDTLYLMAEYLIEAGHAYVDSQTAEEIAATRGSFSEPGKKSPYRDRPAAESLDLFRRMKNGEFPDGALVLRAKIDMASPNMNMRDPVIYRIRHAHHHRTGERWCIYPMYDYTHPISDALENITHSICTLEFQDHRPFYDWVLARLTETVTLPDGRIIGGFLARPLPHQYEFARLNMTYSIMSKRRLIQLVEEGVVEGWDDPRMPTIVGLRRRGYTPESIQLFCERIGVAKSDGWIDMATLEASLRDDLDPKAPRAVAVLNPLKLVIDNFPENLKDMCSAPLHPHYPERGERQFPISKELWIEREDFMEDPVKGYFRLFPGNRVRLRYGYVVECTHADTDENGNVTAVHCTYFPDSKSGTPGSANYKVKGNIHWVSAHHAFQAEVRLFDRLFSDPHPDAGGRDFREALNPNAKAVITAYLEPGLVTALPEDRFQFERHGYFIADREDSTPGKPVFNRIVTLRDSWGGK